The Chryseolinea soli nucleotide sequence TTTTCCTTGTTGGGTCATCGCTATCAGAATTTGAGGTTAAACATTTAAAATGGGATAAAACAAAGAGCCCATCACGCACCCTGCTTGAAGCAGGGCGATGTGATGGGCTCCACATAATGAATATAGCACATTGACTTTGATTTGCAATAACCCAATGCGAACCTGGAGTTGATTCAGGATGCACGAGCTACTGCCGTGATCCCCTATGCCACAAACCGCATCACTTCATCGGAGTAGATGATGGTGGGGTCGGCCCCAACACCGGCTACGCGGAAGGTGTATTGTTTACCCGGTTCCAGGTGGTCGATGATCTTTGTGCGCGCGGTGCTGCCCACCGTGTGCCATTGGGTTTCGTCGGCGACGGGCACCAGGGCATATTGAAAGAAGTAACTCATGGCACCGGTCACTTTTGCTGTAGTCAGTTTAACAGAGCCCGGCTTGCTGGTGAGTTCGATGCGGAGATAAGCCGGTTTCTCCAGGCGGCCATAGGGCGAAGGACTCTTGCGCGCCTCGAATCCTGAGCTGAGCAGGATGCCCAGATCGTTGTTGCTTTTCACTTCTACCAGTGTGGCCAGCATGCGGAAGGCATGTTCAACGGCATCCCTCGCTTCATTTTTGTGAAAGGTGTCTTCTTTGGAGCCCGGCTGTTGATCGGCCAGCGCTTGTTCATAGTTGGTGACCGCCGTTTTCAAGGCATCCAATTCCGGCAGCGGCGCCGGGAAGTTGGGGTTGT carries:
- a CDS encoding fibronectin type III domain-containing protein, which translates into the protein MRKKNRVALNINGLSDDALMGKVQSVISSMTNNPNFPAPLPELDALKTAVTNYEQALADQQPGSKEDTFHKNEARDAVEHAFRMLATLVEVKSNNDLGILLSSGFEARKSPSPYGRLEKPAYLRIELTSKPGSVKLTTAKVTGAMSYFFQYALVPVADETQWHTVGSTARTKIIDHLEPGKQYTFRVAGVGADPTIIYSDEVMRFVA